The following are encoded in a window of Deltaproteobacteria bacterium genomic DNA:
- a CDS encoding transcriptional repressor has translation MKQRQPISLMSQLRSTIRNSGLRSTAPRVAVFQYLQETTTPMSHAEIFEALEEKGFDRATIYRNLIDLTEVGLLLRTDVGDHVWRFELRPEGQRGHQSEHPHFMCTDCGEVACLPDVNVRISPTRGIPRALAAKNVVIQMKGLCDRCAA, from the coding sequence ATGAAACAGCGGCAACCTATTTCTTTAATGAGTCAGCTTCGATCCACCATTCGCAACTCTGGCCTGCGGAGTACAGCCCCTCGGGTTGCGGTGTTTCAGTACCTCCAAGAGACGACGACCCCCATGAGCCACGCGGAGATTTTTGAAGCCCTTGAAGAGAAGGGATTTGATCGCGCGACGATCTACCGCAACTTAATCGACCTCACCGAAGTCGGGCTGTTATTACGCACCGACGTTGGCGATCATGTTTGGCGGTTCGAGCTGCGGCCCGAAGGACAACGCGGTCATCAAAGCGAGCATCCTCACTTTATGTGCACCGATTGCGGAGAAGTCGCGTGCTTGCCTGATGTCAATGTTCGTATTTCCCCGACACGAGGAATTCCTCGTGCACTTGCTGCGAAGAATGTCGTTATCCAGATGAAGGGACTCTGCGACCGCTGCGCTGCCTAA
- a CDS encoding metal ABC transporter permease has product MIANFLASWPLFHNAYLSGWLIGILLSLIGVLVVARDQIFIGAAVSQAATMGIAIGMVIGSLLTHDENSWVRSHIFHGIMGGLLAILAALFTARGSKAAGRESHEAVTGWVFLLSVSCSVLLLAHSPHGLEEVNHILSSTIVGATAMDVWLFSALILLTAGALAWWYQPALLVVLDPEMARAVGVPVGRWDALLSIWLGVAIGFSIHVSGVVYAFACLVLPALIAKNLGREIRTMFFLAPLVSFAAGLVSFVLANHYDFPPGQMATANLCLLLAIAWFVHYARLSLPRREQLP; this is encoded by the coding sequence ATGATCGCCAACTTTCTTGCGTCCTGGCCGCTGTTTCATAATGCCTATCTTTCAGGGTGGCTCATTGGCATTTTGCTCTCGTTGATCGGGGTACTGGTTGTTGCCCGCGATCAGATTTTTATCGGAGCAGCGGTGTCACAAGCAGCGACAATGGGTATCGCGATCGGCATGGTCATCGGCAGCCTGCTAACTCACGATGAAAACAGTTGGGTCCGCTCGCACATTTTTCACGGCATTATGGGTGGACTACTCGCGATTCTTGCCGCCCTCTTCACGGCGCGCGGAAGCAAAGCTGCGGGTCGTGAAAGCCACGAAGCCGTTACCGGGTGGGTGTTCCTCCTTTCTGTCAGTTGCTCAGTGTTACTCCTGGCCCACAGTCCTCATGGGTTGGAAGAGGTCAACCATATTCTTTCGAGCACCATTGTCGGCGCAACCGCGATGGATGTATGGCTTTTTTCAGCACTGATATTACTCACTGCAGGAGCGTTAGCCTGGTGGTATCAACCTGCCTTACTTGTGGTCCTTGATCCCGAAATGGCACGAGCCGTCGGCGTCCCTGTTGGGCGGTGGGATGCGTTGCTGTCGATTTGGCTTGGCGTTGCGATTGGATTCTCGATCCATGTTTCAGGGGTAGTCTATGCCTTTGCCTGCTTAGTCCTGCCTGCGTTGATTGCAAAAAACCTCGGCCGTGAGATTCGCACGATGTTCTTCCTCGCCCCGCTTGTGTCTTTTGCTGCAGGGCTCGTGTCATTTGTCCTGGCCAATCATTATGATTTTCCTCCTGGACAGATGGCTACGGCAAACCTGTGCCTGCTCCTTGCCATCGCATGGTTTGTGCATTACGCCCGGCTCTCTCTGCCGCGCAGGGAACAGCTGCCTTAA
- a CDS encoding ATP-binding cassette domain-containing protein has translation MTVRRETHAEPGSQRNGEPEIGKERNSPILPVSASPFPPPLSHFPSFPSSDGPVAWLDPVGIFLSLLCAVHCLLAPLLITLLPLAGLGFLAGEQTEAVFVLTTLAVAVASLSWGFRVHRHQRVLLTLGAAAAMVLLGRFSLADSPYEIALVTTGAALLVVSHTLNLHLCRTCVVCREEAVAVSGDIILKTTSLALGYGEHVVLRDLNFQIQAGEFWFFLGQNGGGKSTLLRAVLGLLPPLSGSLQLHPTLASRERTGFVPQRCDLNHTLPITVREFVELGLVGLRVDRTDRKQRLTWALEKMGLLGLDDKSYWALSGGQHQRALVARALIRRPALLVLDEPTNNLDLPTEDALLRLLAALNHSEQQTILFVTHNIELATRYATHVGLLYSGQMLAGARETVLTPGNLARIYGGELLLATDSSGHVVPAITNGAVS, from the coding sequence ATGACAGTGAGGAGGGAAACGCACGCTGAACCGGGGAGCCAGAGAAACGGAGAGCCGGAGATAGGAAAGGAGAGGAACTCCCCGATTCTCCCTGTCTCCGCTTCTCCGTTTCCTCCCCCTCTTTCCCACTTCCCCTCTTTCCCTTCCTCGGATGGTCCCGTTGCTTGGCTCGACCCAGTGGGGATCTTCCTCTCGCTGCTTTGCGCCGTGCATTGCCTTCTCGCGCCGCTCCTCATCACGTTGCTCCCGCTTGCTGGCCTTGGATTTCTGGCGGGGGAACAGACAGAGGCGGTGTTTGTTCTCACCACACTTGCGGTTGCTGTCGCCAGTCTGTCGTGGGGATTCAGGGTTCATCGCCATCAACGGGTGCTGCTTACGCTCGGAGCCGCTGCTGCTATGGTGCTGCTCGGACGTTTTTCCCTGGCAGATAGCCCGTATGAAATTGCTTTGGTTACCACTGGTGCCGCGTTACTGGTTGTCAGCCATACGCTCAACCTTCACCTTTGTCGCACCTGTGTGGTGTGTCGTGAGGAAGCCGTGGCAGTAAGCGGCGACATCATTCTGAAAACGACCTCACTCGCCCTCGGTTACGGTGAGCATGTCGTCCTGCGCGACCTCAACTTCCAGATCCAAGCGGGCGAGTTCTGGTTCTTCCTTGGCCAGAATGGTGGTGGTAAGAGCACCCTCCTGCGTGCCGTTCTCGGATTACTTCCGCCACTCTCTGGCTCCTTGCAGCTTCACCCAACACTTGCCAGCCGCGAACGGACGGGGTTTGTTCCGCAACGGTGTGACCTCAATCACACCCTACCCATCACGGTACGTGAGTTCGTCGAGCTAGGATTAGTCGGACTCCGCGTCGACAGAACGGACCGCAAGCAGCGACTGACTTGGGCACTGGAAAAAATGGGGCTGCTAGGATTGGACGACAAGAGCTATTGGGCACTCTCTGGTGGACAACACCAGCGGGCACTGGTAGCCCGTGCCCTGATTCGCCGCCCGGCCCTGTTAGTCCTTGATGAGCCGACCAATAATCTTGACCTGCCGACCGAAGATGCACTGCTCCGGTTGCTCGCCGCGCTCAATCATTCAGAGCAACAGACGATTCTCTTTGTGACTCACAACATTGAGCTGGCCACACGCTACGCCACCCATGTCGGCTTGCTCTATTCAGGACAGATGCTTGCCGGTGCACGTGAGACAGTTCTAACGCCGGGAAATCTCGCGCGGATTTACGGAGGAGAACTTCTCTTGGCAACGGATTCGTCGGGTCATGTCGTGCCCGCGATCACCAACGGAGCAGTGTCATGA
- a CDS encoding zinc ABC transporter substrate-binding protein — MLNRTLRMIGIFLVVLLLGSSALAQSLKVCATVPELGSLAREIGGERVTVVTFAKGTEDPHFLEAKPSFIKSLSECDAYIQIGMDLEIGWAPVLLRESRNGNVLAGARGHINASTAITPREVPTVAVDRSMGDVHPFGNPHYLLDPLNGLRVAGLIRERFSEIQPASQQYFTDRYTSFRQRLGNALVGESLAKKYDIEKLAALFEHGKLDDFLKSHNEQGLLGGWFALLQPHHGAKLVADHNMWPYFAERYGLSLVGTLEPKPGIPPTTAHLGEIVDVMKANNVRAVLATAYYDIRYADFVSQNTGAKVVPMAHQAGARPGTDEYLNMADYNVRQLAAALGSVK; from the coding sequence ATGTTAAATCGAACACTAAGGATGATTGGGATCTTTTTGGTGGTACTCTTACTCGGATCGTCTGCCCTAGCGCAGTCCCTCAAAGTCTGCGCGACCGTCCCTGAGCTGGGGAGTTTGGCGCGCGAGATTGGTGGCGAGCGAGTGACGGTAGTCACGTTTGCCAAGGGCACTGAAGATCCACATTTTTTAGAAGCCAAGCCTAGTTTCATTAAGTCTCTCAGTGAGTGTGACGCGTACATCCAGATCGGCATGGATCTCGAAATCGGCTGGGCACCGGTGTTACTGCGCGAGTCGCGTAACGGCAACGTCCTTGCTGGCGCGCGTGGTCACATCAACGCCTCAACAGCCATTACCCCGCGAGAAGTCCCTACCGTTGCCGTCGATCGGTCGATGGGCGATGTCCATCCCTTTGGCAATCCGCACTATTTGCTTGATCCACTCAATGGGCTACGGGTCGCAGGGTTGATTCGTGAGCGTTTCAGCGAAATACAACCAGCCAGTCAGCAGTATTTTACCGATCGTTACACCTCGTTCCGCCAACGGCTGGGTAACGCTTTGGTTGGGGAATCCCTCGCCAAGAAATACGATATCGAGAAACTCGCCGCCCTCTTTGAGCATGGCAAGCTTGATGACTTCCTCAAGAGTCACAATGAGCAAGGCTTGCTCGGCGGTTGGTTTGCGCTGCTGCAACCACACCACGGGGCAAAACTCGTTGCCGATCACAATATGTGGCCCTATTTTGCAGAACGTTATGGACTGAGTCTGGTCGGGACGTTGGAACCGAAGCCAGGGATTCCGCCCACAACCGCGCACTTAGGCGAGATCGTGGACGTAATGAAAGCCAATAATGTCAGAGCAGTCTTGGCGACGGCGTATTATGACATCCGCTACGCTGATTTCGTCTCGCAAAATACTGGAGCAAAGGTGGTCCCGATGGCGCATCAAGCTGGGGCACGACCTGGGACAGACGAATACCTCAATATGGCGGATTATAATGTCCGGCAGCTCGCAGCCGCGTTGGGAAGTGTGAAGTAA